The following are encoded in a window of Chaetodon auriga isolate fChaAug3 chromosome 24, fChaAug3.hap1, whole genome shotgun sequence genomic DNA:
- the cyp17a2 gene encoding cytochrome P450 17A2 isoform X2, with the protein MFAHLLSSLTAGTFPLSLPASFSPSFLLVFFIVTAAIFFLIAHRSDPEAKPRSSPPPARGSIPCLPRLPVLGSLPWLGGGLPPHLLFTQLAHRYGSLFALYLGPHYTVVVNNHQHAREVLLQRGKDFAGRPSMVTTNLLTRGGKDIAFSDYSPLWKSHRRLVHNSFTLFGEGTRRLQDIVLSSVDSLCGELLSGGCHGFDPSPAVTRAVTNVVCTLVFSATYCYGDAELQEVIRYNDGIVQTIARGALVDIYPWTQASLTDGDPRDLLDALLKGQMDSGSSKKSPGLEDERITDDHVLMTAAEAFGAGVETTSTTLLWILAYLLHHPEVQERVQKELDEHVGSERPVCVSDRGRLPYLDCVINEGMRIRPVSPVLIPHTAMTDSSIGGHAVSRGTRVLVNMWSIHHDPQHWDKPDLFVPDRFLDDGGQRVTPSCFLPFGAGPRVCVGESLARLELFLFLSSLLQRMSFRLPDGASLPNLQGRLGVVLQPLPYKVVVTPRAGWTK; encoded by the exons ATGTTcgctcatctcctctcctctctcactgccggtaccttccctctctccctccctgcctccttctCCCCGTccttcctcctcgtcttcttcaTTGTTACGGCAGCCATCTTCTTCCTGATTGCCCACCGGTCCGATCCTGAAGCTAAGCCTcggtcctctcctcctccagctcggGGCTCCATCCCCTGCCTGCCGCGGCTCCCCGTCCTGGGCAGCCTCCCCTGGCTGGGAGGAGGCCTCCCTCCACACCTCCTCTTCACCCAGCTGGCCCACAG GTATGGATCTCTGTTCGCTCTCTATCTGGGTCCTCATTACACTGTGGTGGTCAACAACCATCAACACGCCAGAGAGGTCCTACTGCAGAGAGGCAAGGACTTCGCTGGACGGCCGAGcatg GTGACCACCAACCTGCTGACCAGGGGAGGTAAAGACATCGCCTTTTCAGACTACTCTCCTCTCTGGAAGTCACACCGCCGCCTCGTCCACAACTCCTTCACTCTGTTTGGAGAAGGAACCCGCCGACTGCAGGACATCG ttctgtcctcagtggaCAGTCTGTGTGGCGAGCTGCTGTCTGGTGGGTGCCATGGTTTTGACCCATCTCCCGCGGTGACCAGGGCCGTCACCAACGTCGTGTGCACACTGGTGTTCAGTGCCACCTATTGCTATGGCGACGCCGAGCTGCAGGAGGTGATCCGATACAATGACGGCATCGTGCAGACCATCGCCAGAGGAGCACTGGTGGACATCTACCCCTGGACGCAG GCATCGCTTACTGACGGTGACCCCCGTGACCTTCTGGATGCCTTGCTAAAGGGCCAGATGGACAGTGGGAGCAGTAAAAAGTCACCTGGGCTGGAGGATGAGAGGATAACTGATGACCATGTCctgatgacagcagctgaggcttTTGGAGCTGGAGTGGAGACGACATCCACCACATTGCTGTGGATCCTGGCCTATCTGCTGCACCACCCGGAG GTCCAGGAGCGTGTGCAGAAGGAGCTGGACGAGCATGTGGGCAGCGAGCGACCGGTATGTGTGTCAGACCGCGGCCGGCTGCCGTACCTGGACTGTGTCATCAACGAGGGCATGAGGATCCGGCCGGTCAGCCCCGTGCTGATCCCACACACCGccatgactgacagcag TATTGGAGGTCACGCTGTCAGCCGTGGGACTCGCGTTTTGGTAAACATGTGGTCGATTCACCATGACCCCCAACACTGGGACAAACCCGACCTGTTCGTCCCAG ATCGTTTCCTTGACGACGGAGGCCAGCGGGTCACACCCTCCTGCTTCCTGCCATTTGGGGCGGGACCTCGCGTCTGTGTCGGTGAATCCTTGGCCAGGCTGGagctctttctcttcttgtcCTCTCTTCTCCAGCGAATGAGTTTCAGGCTACCAGATGGGGCTTCCCTGCCCAACCTGCAGGGGCGACTAGGTGTGGTCTTGCAGCCATTACCTTATAAGGTTGTTGTCACGCCAAGGGCagggtggacaaaatga
- the LOC143316963 gene encoding uncharacterized protein LOC143316963, with the protein MLLERDDSFMSEFEDACSAWVDSVGSSASDAADSDVGSPFCQVFSPGTDASDSDFFSDFSDCSSDTLSPSLGYTGSFFSEPEPVAAAAGLSSTADAILNMITEIVGICTEMEQQGDAGSLREAASSSATASTSPPLFVPSPPVAPGSDLSSPPLAAAHMLPPASISHPVVVKNEFGTPSCSSGCGQSLVTGNDALYPASADSLLPLSALEQQVDVADFIDSLLCSEAAQGELKPGCEVKQEPLGLEDWLKSLAVAPGTGGDFSSYVTSRPVVKTELAQSGINPHLPPPTSALPSTLDAHLLSSLLQGAFPIVNINGVHATGAPKLSRGGRRAPAKNGLKVKPFPCSVQGCERRFSRSDELNRHVRIHTGQKPFQCTICARSFSRSDHLTTHTRTHTGEKPFSCDVCGKRFARSDERKRHGRVHVKQQLRAQMMAAYSLALNAPGV; encoded by the exons ATGCTTCTGGAGCGCGACGACAGCTTCATGTCGGAGTTTGAGGACGCGTGCAGCGCCTGGGTGGACAGTGTGGGCTCGAGCGCCAGCGACGCAGCAGACTCTGACGTGGGATCACCTTTCTGCcaag TTTTCTCTCCGGGAACTGACGCCTCTGACTCAGACTTCTTCTCTGACTTCAGCGACTGCTCCTCGGACACGCTCTCGCCCTCGCTCGGCTACACCGGCAGCTTCTTCAGTGAGCCGGAGCCGGTAGCTGCAGCCGCGGGTCTGAGCAGCACCGCGGACGCGATCCTCAACATGATTACAGAGATCGTAGGGATCTGCACTGAGATGGAGCAGCAGGGCGACGCTGGCTCTCTCCGCGAAGCAGCGTCCTCCTCAGCTACAGCCTCCACCTCGCCCCCGCTCTTCGTTCCATCTCCACCCGTGGCTCCGGGCTCCGACTTGAGCAGCCCTCCTCTGGCCGCAGCCCATATGCTGCCTCCCGCCTCGATTTCACACCCAGTGGTGGTTAAGAATGAGTTTGGGACccccagctgcagcagcgggTGTGGACAATCTTTAGTGACCGGGAATGATGCCTTATACCCGGCCAGCGCCGACTCTCTCCTCCCGCTGTCCGCTCTGGAGCAACAGGTGGATGTGGCTGATTTCATCGACTCACTGCTGTGTTCCGAGGCCGCTCAGGGCGAGCTGAAGCCCGGTTGTGAGGTGAAGCAGGAGCCACTGGGGCTGGAGGACTGGCTGAAAAGCTTAGCGGTTGCACCAGGTACCGGGGGGGATTTCAGCAGCTACGTCACCAGCCGGCCGGTAGTTAAGACGGAGCTCGCGCAGAGCGGGATCAACCCGCAcctccctccccccacctccgCCCTCCCTTCCACCCTGGACGCCCACCTCCTCTCGTCGCTCCTGCAGGGCGCATTCCCGATAGTCAACATCAACGGTGTGCACGCGACGGGAGCCCCCAAACTGTCACGCGGGGGTAGGAGAGCTCCCGCCAAGAACGGCCTGAAAGTGAAACCGTTCCCCTGCTCCGTGCAAGGGTGCGAGCGCCGCTTCTCGCGCTCGGACGAGCTGAACAGACACGTGCGCATTCACACGGGACAGAAGCCCTTTCAGTGCACCATCTGCGCGCGCAGCTTCAGCCGCAGCGACCACCTGAccacgcacacgcgcacacacacggggGAAAAGCCCTTCTCGTGCGATGTGTGCGGGAAGCGCTTCGCGCGCAGCGACGAGAGGAAGAGGCACGGGCGCGTGCACGTCAAGCAGCAGCTGCGCGCACAGATGATGGCCGCGTACTCCCTGGCCCTGAACGCGCCTGGCGTCTGA
- the LOC143316955 gene encoding F-box only protein 41-like isoform X1, producing MSSSSSELPYFCPRCGDEFRFSSVPELRSHLVSRHTYETLLVLSQARVRSSRPGALLPLPGQAVSHRQSSSLGKDAHSVPLPLACLDLASSSSSVQLLREMFGLSDRALPSSAGPPEDPSTALALPSCLEPFPGGKLGEVRVQLGLELGLSVGIGLEERLGLGLDRKIGQTFAEVEERVNRRMCRLKVELQRREAELALERRDRERLKSEKQEVEERAAYMSRQVSAAMEMMEQLKKNLEGKEKELRERQQEMVDIECFLRDTAEKEAEAKSRLQVFIETLLERVDCAERQLLLLNSHAHHNHFTRHNGKYAHADAYTDPYALAEEYTPVPGRGGRSLDGSTDDIIVEPTQGTISNRRSYSVSGWDRLGEQLCSHHHYRGLTGQMRTLSLGSGGWDGEGALVHLHPHHYAPSGTRRERGGGDGRRERLWVGEGGSRRTWTKRNHRHHSTEEEEEEEDEEEEEGFWNSTEIKRLIFARTHTPVSAAPSSLQSTLPRCHGNRRLGADTLRSRAGLFCVFPYLDVQSLLLAAEVCSDWRFVARHPAVWTRLRLEDTRVSAEFLTTLSQWCTQTQSVVLNNLKPRNRRADEVREDYHRSTRGCVESGVEALLRSAGGSLLHLSVSQCPHILTDRTLWLASCYCRNLHTLTYRSSSDPLGQEVLWALGAGCRNISSLQVAPAHPCQQPTRFGNRCLQTIGRCWPHLRSLSVGGAGCGSQGLVGLVRTCADLQVLELERITDLGLQVATELCEAGLKRLETLILTHTPVSGQAILHFHSTCDNIRSITVEISASDYFEDPDTQEAQHLFGEILTTLKVLQKHPGLCDILHVKAE from the exons ATGTCTTCGTCTTCCTCGGAGCTGCCCTACTTTTGTCCTCGCTGTGGGGACGAGTTTCGCTTCTCGTCTGTGCCTGAGCTCCGGTCTCACCTGGTCAGCCGACACACCTACGAGACCCTGCTGGTTCTGTCTCAG GCTCGGGTTAGAAGCTCCAGACCTGGTGCTCTCCTGCCACTGCCCGGCCAAGCTGTGTCCCACAGACAGAGCTCTTCTCTGGGCAAGGATGCCCACAGCGTCCCCCTGCCACTGGCCTGCCTGGATCTcgcctcctcgtcttcctctgtccAGCTGCTCAGGGAAATGTTTGGCCTTTCAGATCGCGCTCTCCCCTCTTCTGCAGGACCTCCAGAGGACCCCTCCACAGCTCTGGCCCTCCCCAGCTGCCTGGAGCCTTTTCCTGGTGGTAAACTGGGCGAGGTACGGGTCCAGCTGGGCCTGGAGCTTGGGCTGTCAGTGGGGATCGGTCTGGAGGAGAggctggggctggggctggATCGTAAAATCGGCCAGACGTTTgcggaggtggaggagagggtgaACCGCCGCATGTGTCGACTGAAGGTGGAGctacagaggagagaggcagagctaGCGCTGGAGAGGCGGGACAGGGAGCGACTAAAGagtgagaaacaggaagtggaggagagggcGGCGTACATGTCCAGACAG GTCTCTGCTGCCATGGAGATGATGGAGCAATTAAAGAAAAATctggaaggaaaagagaaagagctgCGTGAGCGACAACA ggaGATGGTGGACATCGAGTGTTTTCTGAGGGACAcggcagagaaagaggcagaggccAAGTCCAGACTGCAG GTGTTCATTGAGACGTTGTTGGAACGAGTCGACTGTGCGgaaagacagctgctgctgctcaactCACACGCACATCACAACCACTTCACACGCCACAACGGCAAGTACGCACACGCAGACGCATACACTGACCCGTACGCACTCGCAGAGGAGTACACACCTGTACCTGGCCGAGGAGGACGCAGTCTGGACGGCAgcactgatgacatcatcgtGGAACCAACGCAGGGAACCATCAGCAACCGG agGAGTTACAGTGTTTCAGGCTGGGACAGACTGGGCGAGCAGCTGTGCAGCCACCATCACTACAG AGGTCTGACCGGCCAAATGCGGACCTTGTCTCTGGGTTCAGGGGGGTGGGATGGTGAGGGAGCGTTGGTCCATCTCCACCCCCACCACTACGCTCCATCGGGGACTCGacgagagaggggaggaggagacgggaggagagagagactgtg GGTTGGCGAGGGAGGATCCAGGAGAACATGGACCAAGCGAAACCATCGTCACCACagcactgaggaagaggaggaggaggaggatgaggaggaagaagaaggattCTGGAACAGCACTGAGATAAAGAGACTCATCTTTGCCAGGACGCACACACCTGTTTCAG cagccccctcctccctccagtcCACGCTACCccgttgtcatggcaacaggCGGTTGGGGGCGGACACCTTGAGGTCGAGGGCGgggcttttctgtgtgtttccatatTTGGATGTGCAGTCCCTGCTGCTCGCAGCTGAGGTTTGCTCCGATTGGCGGTTTGTTGCTCGGCACCCAGCGGTTTGGACCCGCCTCCGACTGGAGGACACCCGGGTATCGGCCGAG tTCCTGACCACTCTGTCTCAGTGGTGTACTCAGACTCAGTCCGTCGTTCTCAACAACCTGAAGCCTCGAAACAGACGAGCTGATGAGGTGCGAGAGGATTACCACAGGAGCACTCG CGGCTGCGTGGAGTCGGGGGTGGAGGCCCTGCTGCGCTCAGCGGGGGGCAGtctgctccacctgtctgtctcccagtGTCCTCACATCCTCACGGACAGGACGCTGTGGCTGGCCAGCTGCTACTGCAGGAACCTGCACACGCTCACATACAG GAGTTCATCAGATCCTCTTGGTCAGGAGGTTCTGTGGGCCCTGGGTGCAGGTTGCAGGAACATAAGCAGCCTTCAGGTGGCACCAGCTCACCCCTg CCAACAACCCACTCGTTTTGGAAACCGTTGCCTGCAGACGATTGGTCGATGCTGGCCACACCTCCGCTCGCTCAGTGTGGGCGGGGCTGGCTGTGGGAGTCAGGGGTTGGTTGGTTTgg tGCGTACCTGTGCTGACCTGCAGGTGCTGGAGTTGGAGCGTATTACCGACCTCGGCCTGCAGGTGGCGACCGAGCTGTGTGAAGCAGGACTGAAGAGACTGGAAACACTgatcctgacacacacacctgtcagcGGTCAGGCCATCCTGCACTTCCACA gtaCGTGCGATAACATCCGATCTATAACGGTCGAGATCTCTGCGTCCGATTACTTTGAGGACCCGGACACTCAGGAGGCTCAACATCtgtttggagaaattctcacCACACTGAAG gtTCTTCAGAAGCATCCCGGGCTGTGTGACATCTTACATGTTAAAGCTGAATGA
- the cyp17a2 gene encoding cytochrome P450 17A2 isoform X1 — MFAHLLSSLTAGTFPLSLPASFSPSFLLVFFIVTAAIFFLIAHRSDPEAKPRSSPPPARGSIPCLPRLPVLGSLPWLGGGLPPHLLFTQLAHRYGSLFALYLGPHYTVVVNNHQHAREVLLQRGKDFAGRPSMVTTNLLTRGGKDIAFSDYSPLWKSHRRLVHNSFTLFGEGTRRLQDIVLSSVDSLCGELLSGGCHGFDPSPAVTRAVTNVVCTLVFSATYCYGDAELQEVIRYNDGIVQTIARGALVDIYPWTQVFPNKCLSKLKECITIRDRLLSQKLEEHKASLTDGDPRDLLDALLKGQMDSGSSKKSPGLEDERITDDHVLMTAAEAFGAGVETTSTTLLWILAYLLHHPEVQERVQKELDEHVGSERPVCVSDRGRLPYLDCVINEGMRIRPVSPVLIPHTAMTDSSIGGHAVSRGTRVLVNMWSIHHDPQHWDKPDLFVPDRFLDDGGQRVTPSCFLPFGAGPRVCVGESLARLELFLFLSSLLQRMSFRLPDGASLPNLQGRLGVVLQPLPYKVVVTPRAGWTK; from the exons ATGTTcgctcatctcctctcctctctcactgccggtaccttccctctctccctccctgcctccttctCCCCGTccttcctcctcgtcttcttcaTTGTTACGGCAGCCATCTTCTTCCTGATTGCCCACCGGTCCGATCCTGAAGCTAAGCCTcggtcctctcctcctccagctcggGGCTCCATCCCCTGCCTGCCGCGGCTCCCCGTCCTGGGCAGCCTCCCCTGGCTGGGAGGAGGCCTCCCTCCACACCTCCTCTTCACCCAGCTGGCCCACAG GTATGGATCTCTGTTCGCTCTCTATCTGGGTCCTCATTACACTGTGGTGGTCAACAACCATCAACACGCCAGAGAGGTCCTACTGCAGAGAGGCAAGGACTTCGCTGGACGGCCGAGcatg GTGACCACCAACCTGCTGACCAGGGGAGGTAAAGACATCGCCTTTTCAGACTACTCTCCTCTCTGGAAGTCACACCGCCGCCTCGTCCACAACTCCTTCACTCTGTTTGGAGAAGGAACCCGCCGACTGCAGGACATCG ttctgtcctcagtggaCAGTCTGTGTGGCGAGCTGCTGTCTGGTGGGTGCCATGGTTTTGACCCATCTCCCGCGGTGACCAGGGCCGTCACCAACGTCGTGTGCACACTGGTGTTCAGTGCCACCTATTGCTATGGCGACGCCGAGCTGCAGGAGGTGATCCGATACAATGACGGCATCGTGCAGACCATCGCCAGAGGAGCACTGGTGGACATCTACCCCTGGACGCAG GTCTTTCCTAACAAGTGTCTCAGTAAACTGAAGGAGTGTATCACCATCAGAGACCGACTGCTGTCACAGAAACTGGAAGAGCACAAG GCATCGCTTACTGACGGTGACCCCCGTGACCTTCTGGATGCCTTGCTAAAGGGCCAGATGGACAGTGGGAGCAGTAAAAAGTCACCTGGGCTGGAGGATGAGAGGATAACTGATGACCATGTCctgatgacagcagctgaggcttTTGGAGCTGGAGTGGAGACGACATCCACCACATTGCTGTGGATCCTGGCCTATCTGCTGCACCACCCGGAG GTCCAGGAGCGTGTGCAGAAGGAGCTGGACGAGCATGTGGGCAGCGAGCGACCGGTATGTGTGTCAGACCGCGGCCGGCTGCCGTACCTGGACTGTGTCATCAACGAGGGCATGAGGATCCGGCCGGTCAGCCCCGTGCTGATCCCACACACCGccatgactgacagcag TATTGGAGGTCACGCTGTCAGCCGTGGGACTCGCGTTTTGGTAAACATGTGGTCGATTCACCATGACCCCCAACACTGGGACAAACCCGACCTGTTCGTCCCAG ATCGTTTCCTTGACGACGGAGGCCAGCGGGTCACACCCTCCTGCTTCCTGCCATTTGGGGCGGGACCTCGCGTCTGTGTCGGTGAATCCTTGGCCAGGCTGGagctctttctcttcttgtcCTCTCTTCTCCAGCGAATGAGTTTCAGGCTACCAGATGGGGCTTCCCTGCCCAACCTGCAGGGGCGACTAGGTGTGGTCTTGCAGCCATTACCTTATAAGGTTGTTGTCACGCCAAGGGCagggtggacaaaatga
- the LOC143316955 gene encoding F-box only protein 41-like isoform X2: MSSSSSELPYFCPRCGDEFRFSSVPELRSHLVSRHTYETLLVLSQARVRSSRPGALLPLPGQAVSHRQSSSLGKDAHSVPLPLACLDLASSSSSVQLLREMFGLSDRALPSSAGPPEDPSTALALPSCLEPFPGGKLGEVRVQLGLELGLSVGIGLEERLGLGLDRKIGQTFAEVEERVNRRMCRLKVELQRREAELALERRDRERLKSEKQEVEERAAYMSRQVSAAMEMMEQLKKNLEGKEKELRERQQEMVDIECFLRDTAEKEAEAKSRLQVFIETLLERVDCAERQLLLLNSHAHHNHFTRHNGKYAHADAYTDPYALAEEYTPVPGRGGRSLDGSTDDIIVEPTQGTISNRRSYSVSGWDRLGEQLCSHHHYRGLTGQMRTLSLGSGGWDGEGALVHLHPHHYAPSGTRRERGGGDGRRERLWVGEGGSRRTWTKRNHRHHSTEEEEEEEDEEEEEGFWNSTEIKRLIFARTHTPVSAPSSLQSTLPRCHGNRRLGADTLRSRAGLFCVFPYLDVQSLLLAAEVCSDWRFVARHPAVWTRLRLEDTRVSAEFLTTLSQWCTQTQSVVLNNLKPRNRRADEVREDYHRSTRGCVESGVEALLRSAGGSLLHLSVSQCPHILTDRTLWLASCYCRNLHTLTYRSSSDPLGQEVLWALGAGCRNISSLQVAPAHPCQQPTRFGNRCLQTIGRCWPHLRSLSVGGAGCGSQGLVGLVRTCADLQVLELERITDLGLQVATELCEAGLKRLETLILTHTPVSGQAILHFHSTCDNIRSITVEISASDYFEDPDTQEAQHLFGEILTTLKVLQKHPGLCDILHVKAE, encoded by the exons ATGTCTTCGTCTTCCTCGGAGCTGCCCTACTTTTGTCCTCGCTGTGGGGACGAGTTTCGCTTCTCGTCTGTGCCTGAGCTCCGGTCTCACCTGGTCAGCCGACACACCTACGAGACCCTGCTGGTTCTGTCTCAG GCTCGGGTTAGAAGCTCCAGACCTGGTGCTCTCCTGCCACTGCCCGGCCAAGCTGTGTCCCACAGACAGAGCTCTTCTCTGGGCAAGGATGCCCACAGCGTCCCCCTGCCACTGGCCTGCCTGGATCTcgcctcctcgtcttcctctgtccAGCTGCTCAGGGAAATGTTTGGCCTTTCAGATCGCGCTCTCCCCTCTTCTGCAGGACCTCCAGAGGACCCCTCCACAGCTCTGGCCCTCCCCAGCTGCCTGGAGCCTTTTCCTGGTGGTAAACTGGGCGAGGTACGGGTCCAGCTGGGCCTGGAGCTTGGGCTGTCAGTGGGGATCGGTCTGGAGGAGAggctggggctggggctggATCGTAAAATCGGCCAGACGTTTgcggaggtggaggagagggtgaACCGCCGCATGTGTCGACTGAAGGTGGAGctacagaggagagaggcagagctaGCGCTGGAGAGGCGGGACAGGGAGCGACTAAAGagtgagaaacaggaagtggaggagagggcGGCGTACATGTCCAGACAG GTCTCTGCTGCCATGGAGATGATGGAGCAATTAAAGAAAAATctggaaggaaaagagaaagagctgCGTGAGCGACAACA ggaGATGGTGGACATCGAGTGTTTTCTGAGGGACAcggcagagaaagaggcagaggccAAGTCCAGACTGCAG GTGTTCATTGAGACGTTGTTGGAACGAGTCGACTGTGCGgaaagacagctgctgctgctcaactCACACGCACATCACAACCACTTCACACGCCACAACGGCAAGTACGCACACGCAGACGCATACACTGACCCGTACGCACTCGCAGAGGAGTACACACCTGTACCTGGCCGAGGAGGACGCAGTCTGGACGGCAgcactgatgacatcatcgtGGAACCAACGCAGGGAACCATCAGCAACCGG agGAGTTACAGTGTTTCAGGCTGGGACAGACTGGGCGAGCAGCTGTGCAGCCACCATCACTACAG AGGTCTGACCGGCCAAATGCGGACCTTGTCTCTGGGTTCAGGGGGGTGGGATGGTGAGGGAGCGTTGGTCCATCTCCACCCCCACCACTACGCTCCATCGGGGACTCGacgagagaggggaggaggagacgggaggagagagagactgtg GGTTGGCGAGGGAGGATCCAGGAGAACATGGACCAAGCGAAACCATCGTCACCACagcactgaggaagaggaggaggaggaggatgaggaggaagaagaaggattCTGGAACAGCACTGAGATAAAGAGACTCATCTTTGCCAGGACGCACACACCTGTTTCAG ccccctcctccctccagtcCACGCTACCccgttgtcatggcaacaggCGGTTGGGGGCGGACACCTTGAGGTCGAGGGCGgggcttttctgtgtgtttccatatTTGGATGTGCAGTCCCTGCTGCTCGCAGCTGAGGTTTGCTCCGATTGGCGGTTTGTTGCTCGGCACCCAGCGGTTTGGACCCGCCTCCGACTGGAGGACACCCGGGTATCGGCCGAG tTCCTGACCACTCTGTCTCAGTGGTGTACTCAGACTCAGTCCGTCGTTCTCAACAACCTGAAGCCTCGAAACAGACGAGCTGATGAGGTGCGAGAGGATTACCACAGGAGCACTCG CGGCTGCGTGGAGTCGGGGGTGGAGGCCCTGCTGCGCTCAGCGGGGGGCAGtctgctccacctgtctgtctcccagtGTCCTCACATCCTCACGGACAGGACGCTGTGGCTGGCCAGCTGCTACTGCAGGAACCTGCACACGCTCACATACAG GAGTTCATCAGATCCTCTTGGTCAGGAGGTTCTGTGGGCCCTGGGTGCAGGTTGCAGGAACATAAGCAGCCTTCAGGTGGCACCAGCTCACCCCTg CCAACAACCCACTCGTTTTGGAAACCGTTGCCTGCAGACGATTGGTCGATGCTGGCCACACCTCCGCTCGCTCAGTGTGGGCGGGGCTGGCTGTGGGAGTCAGGGGTTGGTTGGTTTgg tGCGTACCTGTGCTGACCTGCAGGTGCTGGAGTTGGAGCGTATTACCGACCTCGGCCTGCAGGTGGCGACCGAGCTGTGTGAAGCAGGACTGAAGAGACTGGAAACACTgatcctgacacacacacctgtcagcGGTCAGGCCATCCTGCACTTCCACA gtaCGTGCGATAACATCCGATCTATAACGGTCGAGATCTCTGCGTCCGATTACTTTGAGGACCCGGACACTCAGGAGGCTCAACATCtgtttggagaaattctcacCACACTGAAG gtTCTTCAGAAGCATCCCGGGCTGTGTGACATCTTACATGTTAAAGCTGAATGA